A stretch of the Sulfolobus acidocaldarius SUSAZ genome encodes the following:
- a CDS encoding pyrrolidone-carboxylate peptidase, whose protein sequence is MGVIYKGQRIDMNEHDGIFSNLPVEELVEYLKSKNVPSEISLTAGSYICNMTMFLILREAKRIGTKGGFIHIPCHERCAIESKRDMPFMSLDKIKEAVNLAIEFYLKS, encoded by the coding sequence ATGGGAGTCATATATAAGGGACAGAGAATTGACATGAATGAACATGACGGGATATTTTCTAATTTGCCTGTTGAAGAATTGGTTGAATACTTGAAATCTAAGAACGTTCCCTCAGAGATAAGCCTCACTGCTGGATCGTACATTTGTAATATGACCATGTTCCTCATACTCAGGGAGGCTAAAAGAATTGGTACAAAGGGAGGATTTATACATATACCGTGCCATGAGAGGTGTGCAATAGAATCCAAAAGAGATATGCCGTTTATGAGCTTGGATAAAATAAAAGAGGCTGTTAATCTAGCCATAGAGTTCTACTTAAAAAGTTGA
- a CDS encoding transcriptional regulator, with amino-acid sequence MNNKERKQIKKILKFLFFSSRGGKTRLEIVKLLEFDSLNANQIAEKLNLNYKTIIHHLEVLMENKIVVKEGDGYGAKFRLSREFVIFREVLVELERETK; translated from the coding sequence ATGAATAATAAGGAGAGAAAGCAGATAAAGAAAATATTGAAATTCTTATTCTTCTCCTCACGGGGAGGTAAAACTAGACTGGAAATCGTAAAACTCTTAGAGTTTGATTCGCTAAACGCAAATCAGATAGCTGAAAAATTGAACCTAAACTACAAAACAATAATTCATCATTTGGAGGTCTTAATGGAAAATAAAATAGTAGTAAAAGAAGGGGACGGATATGGGGCTAAGTTTAGGTTAAGCAGAGAGTTCGTAATTTTTAGAGAAGTTCTTGTGGAACTTGAAAGAGAAACTAAGTGA
- a CDS encoding MFS transporter → MSEKAEIKAGEIIARMDRIPIWGLSYIFIGILGIGFLFTFYDIFDINVSFIQTAVTIFHVSSPSSPQIPLLLGPAVLLNLIGYVIGSLILSPVSDIIGRRRMLIITMIITGLGSLYNTFVNDYLNFVVARTITGIGVGADLAIVNTYIGEVAPINGRAKYTSLVFLFSTLGATLGIWLGLLLTTPPASFPLGLPFALGLSGFFAVNGWRVMYGIGALLALVGLLLRFSLPESPRWLISHNRISEAEKIVNMMEDKATKKLKQLPSLPKVITPYLSERLSYADALKTIFSNSQYVKRFVILFTMWLFGYMTVYTLAAGLTSVLASLGYPPPEAGIIAAIGSIGFILVPLTTFAVGDRLERKVWTAISVIFTFLGGLLIALAGTDVVVSFIGSIILFYGFNLWVPISYAWTAESFPTRARSTGFALCDGIGHVGGGIGLIIIASFISSLLSSGVTTGLAVEVFVIIGVFQLISTLIAILSGHKTANKRLDEISP, encoded by the coding sequence ATGTCTGAGAAAGCGGAAATAAAAGCAGGAGAGATTATTGCCAGAATGGATAGGATTCCAATATGGGGTCTGTCTTACATTTTCATAGGAATACTGGGAATAGGCTTCCTCTTCACCTTTTATGATATTTTTGACATAAACGTATCATTCATACAAACAGCAGTGACCATATTTCATGTCTCAAGTCCGTCATCACCACAGATCCCTCTTCTTTTGGGACCAGCAGTACTACTGAATTTGATAGGCTACGTAATAGGTTCATTAATATTATCACCTGTTTCAGATATCATAGGCAGGAGGAGAATGTTGATAATAACAATGATTATCACAGGTTTAGGTAGTCTTTACAATACATTTGTGAATGATTACCTTAACTTCGTAGTGGCTAGAACCATAACAGGCATCGGTGTTGGTGCAGATCTAGCAATAGTAAATACATACATAGGAGAAGTTGCACCTATTAACGGTAGAGCGAAATATACAAGTCTAGTGTTTTTGTTCTCAACCCTAGGTGCCACGTTGGGTATATGGTTAGGATTATTACTGACGACCCCTCCTGCTTCTTTTCCATTAGGTCTTCCATTCGCATTAGGCTTATCCGGCTTCTTTGCTGTAAATGGTTGGAGAGTAATGTATGGTATTGGTGCATTACTTGCGTTGGTAGGACTACTACTAAGGTTTAGTTTACCTGAATCACCTAGGTGGTTGATCTCCCATAATAGGATAAGTGAGGCAGAGAAGATTGTAAACATGATGGAGGATAAAGCTACGAAGAAACTCAAACAATTACCTTCCCTTCCGAAGGTTATAACTCCGTATTTGTCCGAAAGGCTCTCGTATGCTGATGCTTTGAAAACAATCTTCTCAAACTCCCAGTACGTAAAACGTTTTGTAATCCTATTTACAATGTGGTTGTTCGGTTACATGACAGTGTATACACTTGCAGCTGGGCTTACTTCTGTTCTAGCCTCTCTTGGTTACCCACCACCAGAAGCAGGTATAATAGCAGCAATTGGAAGTATTGGGTTTATACTAGTCCCCTTGACTACCTTCGCTGTTGGAGATAGATTGGAGAGGAAAGTATGGACGGCAATATCTGTAATCTTCACCTTCTTAGGAGGGCTTTTAATAGCACTAGCAGGAACAGACGTGGTCGTATCATTTATTGGGTCAATAATACTCTTCTATGGATTTAACCTATGGGTACCAATATCATATGCGTGGACTGCTGAGAGTTTTCCAACGAGGGCTAGGAGTACAGGGTTTGCATTATGCGATGGGATAGGACATGTAGGAGGAGGGATAGGACTGATAATTATAGCCTCTTTCATAAGCTCCCTTCTGTCCTCTGGAGTGACAACTGGTTTAGCTGTTGAAGTGTTCGTGATAATAGGAGTATTCCAACTCATATCAACTTTAATTGCAATACTATCTGGACATAAGACGGCAAACAAAAGATTAGATGAGATATCTCCCTAG
- a CDS encoding VapB-type antitoxin yields MPIITVRIDDELKEKMDELSYINWSEVIRRSIISVIEEENKKRKRNFRKKDSDRIKRASIKAEEFSAYLSGEKSEEKIREWRDKNWQL; encoded by the coding sequence ATGCCTATAATAACAGTTAGGATTGACGACGAGCTAAAAGAGAAAATGGACGAATTAAGCTATATAAATTGGAGCGAAGTTATAAGGAGAAGTATAATTAGTGTAATAGAGGAAGAGAACAAAAAAAGAAAGAGGAATTTTAGGAAAAAAGACAGTGATAGAATAAAAAGGGCTTCTATTAAAGCAGAGGAATTTTCCGCATATTTAAGTGGAGAGAAGTCTGAAGAAAAAATAAGGGAATGGAGAGATAAGAATTGGCAATTGTAG
- a CDS encoding AMP-dependent synthetase, producing the protein MGNYFTVFELLKRAKDLTPNVEIVYGNEVYTYKEVYERVVKLTNSLHNLGIKKGTIIGVADWNTNRFVELLYASALLGCVIYPVNIRLPPEQIIWTIKFANVEWLFISRDFEALSKVFDSSKVVYLDGNNGQISYEDLISKGAMEKVNYDVKGGDPYSILFTSGTTGKPKAVMYTHEKVIHGALSIVHQLGLYNSPAKLSSHDVIMPFIPFYHLWSWGSGFIATYLGAKYVLTGKFDPKTAVQLIKRENVTWINAVPTMIQMILSSGEQLPGVKALIGGQTIPYNIAKSISDAGLKFSTIYGGTDMLAISISIIPGKFRVKDDIDYLRTTTHPVPFAEVKVVKPDGTEASYNEMGELYVRAPWLPGSYYNNPEETRSAYDENGWFKTGDLAIITEEGGLRIVDRVKDVIKSGGEWIPSSVLESIISEIPAVEQVAVLGFPDQKWGERPVAVVKLKPGQRTDQKEILEYLRDAVNKGRINKWWLPDKIVFIDNMPLTSTGKINKLALRKEVEHVNVG; encoded by the coding sequence ATGGGTAATTACTTCACTGTTTTTGAACTCTTGAAAAGAGCTAAAGATCTAACACCTAACGTGGAGATCGTGTATGGGAACGAGGTATATACATATAAGGAAGTTTATGAGAGGGTGGTGAAACTTACTAATTCTCTTCATAATCTTGGTATAAAGAAGGGGACAATCATAGGTGTTGCAGACTGGAACACCAACAGATTTGTGGAGTTACTCTATGCTTCAGCTCTGTTAGGCTGTGTAATTTACCCAGTTAACATTAGATTACCTCCTGAGCAAATAATCTGGACAATTAAATTCGCCAACGTGGAATGGCTGTTCATAAGCCGTGACTTCGAGGCATTATCTAAAGTGTTTGATTCATCTAAAGTTGTTTATCTAGATGGTAATAACGGTCAAATAAGTTATGAAGACCTCATTTCTAAGGGTGCCATGGAAAAGGTAAATTATGATGTTAAGGGAGGAGACCCTTACTCCATTCTGTTTACCTCTGGTACTACAGGTAAGCCAAAGGCTGTGATGTATACACACGAGAAGGTAATTCATGGCGCACTAAGTATAGTCCATCAGCTTGGTCTTTACAATTCTCCTGCAAAACTCTCCTCTCATGACGTCATAATGCCATTTATCCCATTCTATCATTTGTGGTCTTGGGGCTCTGGATTTATAGCCACTTACCTTGGAGCTAAATACGTCTTGACCGGTAAGTTTGACCCAAAGACAGCAGTACAATTAATCAAAAGGGAAAATGTTACGTGGATAAATGCAGTCCCCACTATGATACAGATGATATTATCTTCAGGAGAACAGTTACCTGGAGTTAAAGCACTTATAGGTGGACAGACTATTCCCTATAACATTGCTAAATCCATATCCGATGCAGGGTTAAAGTTCTCAACAATCTACGGAGGCACTGATATGTTGGCAATATCCATTTCAATTATACCAGGTAAGTTCCGAGTTAAGGATGATATAGATTATTTACGTACTACTACTCATCCAGTCCCCTTTGCTGAGGTAAAGGTTGTTAAACCAGATGGGACTGAGGCTAGTTACAACGAGATGGGTGAGTTATATGTTAGGGCTCCTTGGTTACCAGGTTCATACTACAATAATCCGGAAGAGACTCGGAGCGCCTATGACGAGAACGGTTGGTTCAAAACGGGTGATTTAGCGATAATAACTGAGGAAGGGGGTCTAAGGATAGTTGATAGGGTAAAGGACGTGATAAAGAGCGGTGGTGAGTGGATTCCCAGTAGTGTATTAGAGTCCATAATTTCGGAGATCCCCGCTGTCGAACAGGTCGCGGTATTAGGATTTCCAGACCAGAAATGGGGAGAAAGACCTGTGGCAGTAGTGAAACTGAAGCCAGGTCAAAGGACTGATCAAAAAGAGATTTTAGAATATCTTAGAGATGCAGTGAATAAGGGCAGGATAAATAAGTGGTGGCTACCTGATAAGATAGTGTTTATTGATAATATGCCATTGACTAGCACAGGAAAGATAAATAAACTCGCCTTAAGAAAGGAGGTGGAACACGTTAACGTGGGATAA
- a CDS encoding twitching motility protein PilT encodes MAIVDASVVIKWYAKEEYSDDANRLKRAYSEGLVDLKAPCILPFEVINGLKYTYSLGEEELVTISRILDDFQITYYSFSDIEEIVTFSMKYGITIYDSAYITLGKTLGEEVYTADEKLLRKVRSLQWVKHVRDFKI; translated from the coding sequence TTGGCAATTGTAGATGCTTCAGTTGTCATAAAATGGTATGCTAAAGAGGAGTATAGCGATGATGCAAATAGGCTTAAGAGAGCATACTCTGAAGGTCTAGTAGACCTTAAAGCGCCTTGTATTTTACCCTTTGAAGTAATTAATGGGCTGAAATACACGTATAGTTTAGGAGAAGAGGAACTAGTCACGATTTCAAGGATTTTAGATGATTTTCAAATAACCTACTACAGCTTTTCCGATATAGAGGAAATTGTAACCTTCTCAATGAAGTACGGTATAACGATTTATGACTCTGCCTATATAACCCTAGGTAAAACTCTTGGCGAAGAGGTATATACTGCAGATGAGAAGCTGTTGAGGAAGGTTAGAAGTTTGCAATGGGTTAAGCATGTAAGAGATTTCAAAATCTAA
- a CDS encoding amidohydrolase, which produces MKLTLIGKIFDGEKVIPKGTVIVENDKITDVIEGEENSRASSKTIYADFIMPGLIDAHLHFFGVEEDNVLSWNIVNEIDVAIRSTRDMETLLRSGFTTVRDLGSKVAVRLDRLQRRGEIIGPRIIASGYSLAITGGNDDPKELPLDFAQSISYSFYCDSPYECRKAVRKAIRQGATVIKVYSSGAFSQGGRILPGFALDELKAIVEESHRAGLMVASHAYGKDALMNSIMAGVDTIEHGLGLDEETAQMIKERGICYIPTLATYQIPFESVNPEAKIYREEMIRRHFNEDMKIAVEHGLKIATGTDYVGSKKRPHGQNYIEALLLSRYMSNIDALRASTSIASECLGLRNVGYIKAGFKADLIAVRGDPLASLEELSPSHIMYVIKDGKIYRGYGNYSEE; this is translated from the coding sequence ATGAAATTAACCTTAATTGGTAAAATATTTGATGGCGAGAAGGTCATCCCTAAGGGAACTGTAATAGTAGAGAATGATAAGATAACGGATGTAATTGAAGGTGAGGAAAATAGTAGGGCAAGCTCAAAAACAATCTACGCTGATTTCATCATGCCAGGGTTAATTGATGCCCATTTACACTTCTTTGGAGTGGAAGAGGATAATGTCCTCTCTTGGAATATAGTCAATGAGATAGATGTAGCCATAAGGAGCACTAGGGATATGGAAACGCTTTTAAGATCAGGTTTTACTACCGTGAGAGATCTGGGAAGTAAGGTTGCTGTAAGACTTGACAGATTGCAAAGGAGAGGAGAGATAATAGGACCAAGGATAATTGCTTCAGGATACTCATTGGCAATAACAGGTGGTAATGATGACCCCAAGGAACTTCCCCTAGACTTCGCACAATCAATCTCTTACTCCTTTTACTGTGATTCACCGTACGAATGTAGGAAAGCAGTTAGAAAGGCAATAAGGCAGGGGGCAACTGTGATAAAAGTCTACTCTTCAGGAGCATTCTCCCAGGGAGGCAGAATATTACCTGGTTTTGCTTTAGATGAATTGAAGGCTATAGTGGAAGAGTCCCATAGAGCTGGTCTAATGGTAGCTTCCCATGCCTATGGAAAGGACGCATTAATGAACTCGATTATGGCTGGAGTAGATACAATAGAACATGGTTTAGGTTTAGATGAGGAGACAGCTCAGATGATTAAGGAAAGAGGCATATGTTATATCCCGACATTAGCTACTTACCAGATACCCTTTGAATCAGTAAATCCAGAGGCTAAGATATATAGGGAAGAGATGATTAGGAGACACTTTAATGAGGACATGAAGATAGCTGTCGAACATGGGTTAAAGATAGCCACAGGTACTGATTATGTTGGCTCCAAGAAGAGACCCCATGGTCAGAATTACATAGAGGCTCTGTTACTCTCTAGGTACATGAGCAATATAGATGCACTTAGAGCCTCAACAAGTATAGCCAGTGAATGTTTAGGGTTAAGGAATGTGGGGTATATAAAAGCTGGTTTCAAGGCAGATCTAATTGCAGTGAGAGGAGACCCATTAGCTAGCTTAGAGGAATTATCTCCATCTCATATAATGTATGTAATTAAAGACGGTAAAATATATAGAGGCTATGGAAACTACAGTGAGGAATAG
- a CDS encoding MFS transporter, translating into MDRDRIDIYLLMVSRISRSLAAGFLSVIIGIYYLYIGLNTIQVGILFAIGAFVNPLFSLLFSVNADRYGRKPFLLLSTSFLPISLVILLFTKYFPLLALSAVLGGFGIAGGLIGGGVGAIVAPIQSAILAEKTKKEDFTKIYSLFTTISTYSGAAGALLAGINDYRILFLLGILLSTLSFIFVIPVTEKKSSDLKEKPIEISTNNKNSKNNDNNNNRNRDIIKKFTYTGLFNGLSQGLIVPFIPIVFEKFYNLPQAEIGYIVSIGGIVSASLILLTPKLNERLGFVRLIIYTRLVSTILTFVFPFLRYDLLAALDYAVFTSFRAISLPAQQALMMSLVSSNRRATTSGTNQTARLLSLASSTLLSGFLLSVSVILPFTAAFFTNSLNLWLYYKFFWNVPEAREKKRIDRLNVE; encoded by the coding sequence ATGGATAGGGATAGGATTGACATTTATCTACTTATGGTTTCCAGAATTTCAAGAAGTCTCGCCGCTGGGTTCTTATCAGTAATAATAGGCATATATTACCTATACATAGGGCTAAACACTATTCAAGTAGGTATCCTGTTTGCAATAGGAGCATTTGTCAATCCTCTATTCTCTCTCCTTTTCTCCGTAAACGCAGACAGGTACGGAAGGAAACCTTTCCTACTACTTAGTACATCCTTCTTACCAATAAGCCTAGTAATTCTTCTCTTCACAAAATACTTTCCGCTTTTAGCATTATCTGCAGTACTTGGAGGATTTGGAATAGCGGGTGGTTTAATAGGAGGAGGTGTAGGGGCAATAGTTGCACCGATTCAATCTGCCATATTAGCGGAAAAAACTAAAAAGGAAGATTTCACCAAGATATATTCCTTATTTACGACCATCTCCACATATAGCGGTGCCGCAGGGGCACTACTGGCAGGCATAAATGACTATAGGATACTGTTTCTTCTAGGAATCCTATTATCCACGTTATCCTTTATATTTGTTATACCCGTTACCGAGAAAAAATCAAGTGACTTGAAGGAAAAGCCTATTGAGATAAGTACAAATAATAAAAATAGTAAAAATAATGATAATAATAATAACAGAAACAGAGATATCATAAAGAAGTTTACATACACAGGACTTTTTAACGGACTCTCTCAAGGATTAATAGTCCCATTTATACCTATAGTATTTGAGAAGTTCTACAATCTTCCTCAGGCTGAGATTGGCTATATCGTATCCATAGGTGGGATAGTCTCGGCATCTTTAATTTTACTTACGCCCAAACTGAATGAAAGACTAGGTTTTGTTAGACTAATCATATACACAAGACTCGTATCAACGATCTTAACTTTTGTTTTTCCTTTCCTTAGATATGATTTATTAGCTGCGCTAGACTATGCTGTATTCACGTCTTTTAGAGCTATCTCATTACCTGCACAACAGGCATTAATGATGAGTCTAGTTTCTAGCAATAGAAGAGCGACAACTAGTGGAACCAATCAAACTGCAAGGTTATTATCACTAGCCTCATCTACCTTGCTGTCAGGGTTTCTGTTAAGTGTTTCTGTCATACTTCCTTTTACTGCAGCATTCTTTACTAACTCATTGAACCTCTGGTTATACTACAAGTTCTTTTGGAATGTGCCAGAGGCTAGAGAGAAGAAGAGGATTGATAGATTGAACGTAGAATAG
- a CDS encoding 3-ketoacyl-ACP reductase, which yields MGKNMGKVAIVTGGARGIGASISYTLGKRGYSVVIADVDEQAGSYRVEQFRKENIDSLFMKTDVSSESDVKNLMDESYRKYGRIDVLINNAGIGFSGRSIEEQTLEEWRKIIDTNLTGTWLCSKYVINYMKRNKETGGVIINIASTRALQSEPNTEPYSASKGGIVALTHSLAVSLSKYNIRVIAISPGWIDTSSWQYPPKQSRLTNLDHRQHLTRRVGRPEDISSIVSFLVSEEASWISGVNFVIDGGMTVKMIYLDENVIRDSLSILLDDENLSGLFMNLVEKAKSDKDFVRRLLNNLVSDKG from the coding sequence ATGGGGAAAAATATGGGAAAAGTAGCCATTGTAACTGGTGGGGCAAGAGGTATAGGAGCGTCTATAAGCTATACACTGGGTAAGAGAGGCTATTCTGTGGTCATAGCTGATGTTGATGAGCAAGCTGGTTCTTACAGAGTTGAGCAGTTCCGCAAGGAGAATATAGATTCACTCTTTATGAAAACTGACGTATCATCGGAAAGTGATGTGAAAAATCTCATGGATGAATCTTACAGAAAATACGGTAGGATAGATGTGTTAATCAACAATGCAGGGATTGGATTTAGTGGGAGAAGTATCGAGGAGCAGACACTTGAGGAATGGAGAAAAATAATTGACACTAACCTGACAGGCACCTGGTTATGTTCAAAATATGTTATAAATTACATGAAGAGAAATAAGGAAACTGGAGGGGTAATTATAAACATAGCGTCAACTAGAGCACTGCAATCCGAACCAAATACCGAGCCTTATTCTGCATCCAAGGGTGGAATTGTAGCCCTAACCCACTCTCTAGCTGTAAGTCTCAGCAAGTATAATATAAGGGTTATAGCTATTAGCCCTGGATGGATAGACACTAGTAGTTGGCAGTATCCTCCAAAGCAGAGCAGGTTAACTAACCTAGACCACAGACAGCATCTCACCAGAAGGGTTGGGAGACCTGAGGACATATCTTCAATAGTCTCGTTTTTGGTTTCCGAGGAAGCCTCATGGATATCTGGTGTAAATTTCGTAATAGACGGTGGGATGACTGTCAAAATGATTTACTTGGACGAGAACGTGATCAGAGATTCGCTATCAATTTTACTTGACGACGAAAATTTATCAGGCTTATTCATGAACCTTGTGGAAAAGGCTAAATCAGATAAGGATTTTGTAAGGAGGTTACTAAACAATCTTGTATCTGATAAGGGTTGA
- a CDS encoding membrane protein, with product MSPNIIFSFYSLKVLKIIGKVFALIILIFSIFLTFTNLMGRPTFVAITYGYSMFPYLKPGDVAITIPEPVAGKITNGSVVVIKDPDYGVLPGYPPYIIHQVINVLPNGSFVTKGINDNFVDQIYMPPVTVSNIYAKLLVINNNPVVIPYLGEILNSARLNLIPSVGMLALLGISFAVLDRRNNKSKKRRKINNSEYVNLKIVVFFLSIFVFSVFVIMASAQTSSTTVVYLVSRTPGYLYGGTLQSSSVNLGVLLYNQMKSYVFNVTNRLEIPEIVTVNLQGDGNESYNVTPSLLFILYPGQEKSINLTVEGAGNQGLHELLVKIYVIPTLFPLVMNMVSPILSLFLYSILNTFLVLTVISLLISRVRV from the coding sequence ATGTCCCCAAATATAATTTTTTCGTTTTATTCATTAAAAGTATTGAAAATCATAGGAAAGGTATTTGCTCTAATTATTCTTATCTTCTCGATATTTCTTACCTTCACCAATTTAATGGGTAGACCAACTTTTGTAGCAATTACTTACGGTTACAGCATGTTTCCTTACCTGAAACCTGGAGATGTTGCCATAACAATTCCTGAACCAGTAGCAGGAAAAATAACTAATGGCTCAGTAGTTGTAATAAAGGATCCAGATTACGGTGTACTACCAGGTTACCCACCGTATATAATACATCAGGTAATTAACGTCTTACCAAATGGGTCCTTTGTAACCAAGGGAATCAATGATAACTTCGTGGATCAGATCTACATGCCTCCTGTAACAGTTTCCAATATATACGCCAAACTCCTAGTCATAAATAATAATCCTGTGGTAATACCATACTTAGGGGAAATACTCAACAGCGCCAGGCTCAACTTAATTCCGTCTGTAGGAATGTTGGCGTTATTGGGAATTTCCTTTGCTGTCTTAGACAGGAGGAACAATAAAAGTAAAAAGAGAAGAAAAATAAACAACAGTGAATATGTCAACCTGAAAATTGTCGTGTTTTTCTTATCTATCTTTGTGTTTTCTGTTTTTGTGATCATGGCTAGCGCTCAGACCTCTAGCACTACAGTAGTTTACTTGGTGTCCAGAACGCCAGGATATTTATACGGGGGAACACTCCAATCCTCTTCAGTAAATCTAGGTGTACTATTATATAACCAAATGAAGTCTTACGTATTTAACGTAACAAACAGACTGGAAATTCCCGAAATAGTTACAGTAAACTTACAGGGAGATGGAAACGAAAGTTACAATGTAACTCCTTCACTGTTATTTATCTTGTATCCAGGTCAAGAAAAGAGTATTAACTTAACCGTAGAAGGTGCGGGAAACCAGGGATTACATGAGTTATTGGTGAAGATATATGTGATACCCACTCTATTTCCCTTAGTGATGAATATGGTAAGCCCAATACTGTCCCTATTTCTATATTCAATACTGAATACCTTTCTTGTGTTAACCGTAATATCCTTGTTAATTTCCAGGGTGAGAGTGTGA
- a CDS encoding transposase, with the protein MRPHEGFEIQSTITFRISPSAGLLSLVSQYGKALNFVMDWLKKNKPAKNIIKQVHDALYQQLREKFNLPSKVAQDCYRNAVTIYNSWRKNPRRGNFPKIKHFSVWLTPSLSYRLDLDKMKVNITSVGDLSIIGYPRNYALYKDWEIREARLKIVNDKAFLKVTFLKQIQPPTASGGVAVDVNMENLTVGNDKEHVIISTRLDDAKHFKSLAEGLQKKYGNKTFTVKRIHKRYLAFHRKAKRILEDFVKKTGKWVVEVAKSYGASAVFIEDLNNMIKNVDKLAKPFRDKLYLMQYRRVQYWIEWQAIKHGLKVVKVPAFYTSTRCPKCKGEMKEYAYRQFRCVLCGYENDRDVIAVMNLYGRGSLILSTAGQVRVSTES; encoded by the coding sequence ATGCGCCCTCATGAGGGATTCGAGATCCAATCTACAATCACGTTCAGGATCTCCCCCTCAGCCGGACTACTCTCCCTAGTTTCTCAGTATGGTAAAGCACTCAATTTCGTAATGGATTGGTTAAAGAAGAATAAGCCGGCGAAGAATATTATAAAGCAAGTGCATGATGCCCTTTATCAACAGTTGAGAGAAAAGTTTAATTTACCCTCCAAAGTTGCTCAAGATTGTTATAGGAACGCTGTCACAATCTACAATAGCTGGAGGAAAAACCCTAGACGTGGCAATTTTCCAAAAATTAAGCACTTCTCAGTGTGGCTAACGCCCAGTCTGTCATATAGACTTGACCTAGACAAAATGAAAGTTAACATAACTTCTGTTGGCGATCTTTCCATTATTGGTTATCCTAGAAACTATGCCTTGTATAAGGATTGGGAAATCAGGGAGGCTAGACTGAAGATAGTAAACGATAAAGCATTTCTTAAAGTCACTTTTCTGAAGCAAATTCAGCCGCCAACCGCGTCTGGTGGTGTTGCTGTTGACGTTAACATGGAGAATCTCACTGTAGGTAATGATAAAGAACATGTTATTATATCAACACGTCTTGATGATGCTAAACACTTCAAGTCGTTGGCTGAAGGACTTCAGAAAAAGTACGGCAACAAGACCTTCACAGTTAAGAGGATACACAAGAGGTATCTTGCTTTTCATAGGAAAGCCAAACGGATCCTAGAGGATTTTGTAAAGAAAACAGGAAAATGGGTAGTTGAGGTAGCTAAGTCTTATGGCGCGTCTGCCGTTTTTATTGAGGATTTAAACAACATGATTAAGAACGTTGATAAGTTAGCTAAACCGTTTCGTGATAAATTGTATTTAATGCAGTATCGTCGTGTTCAATACTGGATTGAGTGGCAAGCGATAAAGCATGGACTAAAGGTTGTTAAAGTTCCCGCGTTTTATACTTCTACTCGTTGTCCGAAATGTAAAGGTGAAATGAAGGAATATGCGTATAGGCAATTTAGGTGTGTTTTATGTGGTTATGAGAATGACCGCGATGTTATTGCTGTAATGAATCTTTATGGGAGGGGTTCTCTGATCCTCTCGACTGCTGGGCAAGTGCGGGTCTCGACAGAGTCCTAA